One window of the Chlorogloeopsis sp. ULAP01 genome contains the following:
- a CDS encoding MlaD family protein, with product MRSRTLREGSVGLLILVGLGVFGAIILWLNRFTAARSSYKVFVEFANAGGMQKGAAVRYRGVKVGNISAIRPGPNNVEVEIEIADPNLIIPRDVTVEANQSGLISESIVDITPKSPLTSQEVAAKPLDKNCDPSLIVCNGSRLKGQIGISLDELIRTTSRLAVLYTQPNFYGNANEALRNTSVAAAEVAQLSRDISNLTKSTQQQLSSFSNAANAVSDAADTISVSTSKTVAQFGTTAQEISATANQANQLLNNLNTLVTTNRSSLVTALNNITETSNQLRTTVGSLSPTVNRLTQGELLQNLETLSANAAQASANLRDATQALNTPSNLLVLQQTLDSARVTFENTQKITSDLDDITGDPALREKIKQLINGLSGLVSSTEQMQQQVKVASTLDAIQTDIKNPNVRLTAPEKSQHQLMFHISPPAMTSANKQLQPNVNFESLNSSQQKLLQQLRQYEKQRQQEELAK from the coding sequence ATGCGATCGCGAACATTGAGAGAAGGTTCTGTCGGATTATTGATATTAGTGGGGTTAGGCGTATTTGGAGCGATTATCTTATGGTTAAATCGCTTTACTGCTGCTAGAAGTTCGTATAAAGTGTTTGTTGAATTTGCTAACGCTGGTGGGATGCAAAAGGGGGCTGCGGTTCGTTATCGCGGCGTTAAGGTGGGTAATATTTCTGCTATCCGTCCAGGGCCAAACAATGTAGAAGTAGAAATAGAAATTGCCGATCCTAACCTTATTATCCCTCGTGATGTCACAGTAGAAGCCAATCAATCCGGTTTGATTAGCGAAAGTATCGTTGACATTACACCCAAATCACCATTAACCTCCCAAGAAGTTGCTGCTAAACCATTAGACAAAAATTGCGATCCTAGCTTGATTGTTTGTAATGGCTCACGATTAAAAGGTCAGATTGGCATTAGCCTTGATGAATTGATTCGCACTACCAGTCGCTTGGCTGTTCTTTATACTCAGCCAAACTTCTATGGCAATGCCAATGAAGCATTAAGAAACACTTCTGTTGCCGCAGCCGAAGTAGCTCAACTCAGTCGTGATATCTCTAATTTGACTAAATCTACGCAACAACAGTTAAGTAGTTTTTCAAATGCTGCAAATGCGGTATCAGATGCAGCAGATACAATCAGTGTATCCACTTCTAAAACTGTTGCTCAATTTGGTACTACAGCCCAGGAAATTAGTGCAACTGCAAATCAAGCTAATCAGTTGCTCAATAACCTTAATACCCTGGTGACAACAAATCGTTCTTCGCTAGTTACAGCGTTAAATAATATTACCGAAACCAGCAACCAACTGCGAACAACAGTTGGTAGCCTATCGCCGACTGTAAATCGGTTAACGCAAGGAGAGTTACTACAAAATTTAGAAACCCTCTCGGCAAATGCTGCCCAAGCCTCAGCTAATTTGCGTGATGCTACCCAAGCGCTAAATACTCCTAGTAATCTGTTGGTACTACAACAAACTTTGGATTCTGCACGAGTAACATTTGAAAATACTCAGAAAATTACCTCTGATTTGGATGATATAACTGGCGATCCTGCTTTGCGAGAAAAAATTAAGCAGTTGATTAATGGTTTGAGTGGTTTGGTATCTTCTACTGAGCAAATGCAACAGCAAGTCAAAGTCGCGTCTACCTTAGATGCAATTCAAACGGACATTAAAAATCCAAATGTCAGACTAACAGCACCAGAAAAAAGTCAACACCAGTTGATGTTTCACATTTCACCTCCTGCTATGACAAGTGCTAACAAACAACTTCAACCAAATGTGAATTTTGAATCTCTAAATTCATCTCAACAAAAGTTATTGCAGCAGTTACGACAGTACGAAAAGCAGCGACAGCAAGAGGAACTTGCTAAATGA
- a CDS encoding histidine phosphatase family protein: MTRVIIVRHAQSTYNIEKRIQGRTDTSTLTEKGCNDAALIGKALSNISFHAIYSSPLQRAKQTANIIHSSLESNSGQSIVPQTSDRLLEIDLPAWEGMLSAEVKQKFPEDYRIWHEQPHQLQMLVKDAQGSREHFPVLALYEQARLFWQEILPRHQGETILVVGHNGINRALISTALGISPSRYHSIQQSNCGISVLNFSGGLGDSVQLESMNQTQHLGETLPSLRPKHQGVRLLLVRHGETEWNRQGRFQGQIDVPLNDNGRLQAQKAAAFLKDIALDFAVTSPMQRPKETAEIILSHHPDVNLELQNGLREISHGLWEGKFEAEIDQEFPGELHRWRTVPAEVQMPAGENLQQVWERSAMAWQLVVQAALTKGLQTGIVVAHDATNKSLLCQILGLSAENFWNFRQGNGAVSVIDYPSGLSGLPVLQAMNITAHLGGGVLDKTAAGAL; the protein is encoded by the coding sequence GTGACTCGCGTAATCATTGTGCGCCATGCTCAAAGCACCTATAACATCGAAAAGCGCATCCAAGGGCGCACTGATACGTCCACATTAACTGAAAAAGGCTGTAACGATGCCGCTCTCATAGGCAAAGCCCTCAGTAATATTTCATTTCATGCTATTTACAGCAGCCCCCTACAGCGAGCTAAACAGACAGCAAATATTATCCATAGCTCGCTAGAAAGTAATTCTGGGCAGTCTATTGTTCCTCAAACGAGCGATCGCCTCTTAGAAATAGACTTACCAGCTTGGGAGGGAATGCTTTCGGCTGAAGTCAAGCAAAAGTTTCCTGAAGATTATCGCATCTGGCACGAACAACCCCATCAACTCCAGATGCTAGTCAAAGACGCCCAAGGCAGCAGAGAACATTTTCCTGTCTTAGCTTTGTACGAACAAGCACGGCTATTTTGGCAAGAAATTTTACCTCGTCATCAGGGTGAAACAATATTAGTTGTCGGACATAACGGTATTAATAGAGCTTTAATTAGTACAGCACTCGGCATTTCCCCATCTCGGTATCATTCCATTCAGCAATCTAACTGTGGCATTAGCGTGCTAAATTTCTCTGGAGGATTGGGAGACTCGGTTCAACTAGAATCCATGAACCAAACACAACACTTGGGAGAAACTTTGCCCTCCTTACGCCCAAAACATCAGGGAGTACGTTTGTTGCTGGTGCGTCATGGAGAAACTGAATGGAATCGCCAAGGCAGATTTCAAGGACAAATTGATGTTCCTCTCAACGATAATGGCAGATTGCAAGCACAAAAAGCAGCTGCATTTCTCAAAGATATAGCGCTGGATTTTGCCGTCACCAGCCCGATGCAGCGCCCTAAAGAAACAGCCGAAATTATTCTTAGCCACCATCCTGACGTAAATTTAGAATTACAGAATGGCTTGAGGGAAATTAGCCACGGACTTTGGGAAGGAAAATTTGAAGCAGAAATTGATCAAGAATTTCCAGGCGAGTTGCATCGTTGGCGCACTGTACCAGCAGAAGTACAAATGCCAGCAGGAGAAAACTTACAACAAGTTTGGGAACGCAGTGCAATGGCTTGGCAGTTAGTTGTGCAAGCAGCCTTGACAAAGGGACTCCAAACTGGAATAGTAGTTGCTCACGATGCTACTAACAAAAGCTTGCTTTGTCAGATTCTAGGTTTATCAGCAGAAAACTTTTGGAACTTCCGCCAAGGCAATGGTGCAGTTAGCGTGATTGACTACCCCTCAGGATTGAGTGGTTTACCAGTGCTGCAAGCAATGAACATTACTGCTCACTTGGGCGGAGGAGTGTTAGATAAAACCGCAGCCGGAGCGTTATAA
- a CDS encoding dihydroorotase, producing the protein MTSILLQQVRVIDPVSGTDKIADVLLSNGYIQFIASNIFDIPSNTHIQDCRGLVLGTGLVDLYSHSGEPGFEERETLSSLLQAAAAGGFTRISILPDTSPSIDHPAVVAQLLQKTHGYKNTGTPEHGDKGNEISASSYPYLNIWGAITLEVAGKQMTELAELAVAGVVGFADRQPLENLVLVRRVLEYLQPLAKPIALWCCDRQLMGNGVMREGVDSIRFGLPGNPAASETSAIAALIELVAAMDTPVHIMRVSTARSVEVIAAAKAQNLPITASTTWMHLLLDTQAVKSYNSSLRLEPPLGTPADLQALRQAVRTGIIDAIAIDHTPYTYEEKTVAFAEAPPGAIGFELALPLLWQSLVETGEFTALELWRALSSRPAECLNQTPSAIAPEQKAELTLFDPQQSWKVERQSLHTLSDNTPWLGQQLQGKVVQIWC; encoded by the coding sequence ATGACGAGCATTTTGCTACAACAAGTACGGGTAATCGACCCTGTTTCTGGAACTGATAAAATTGCCGATGTGCTTTTGAGCAACGGTTACATTCAGTTCATTGCCAGTAACATTTTTGATATCCCTAGTAATACTCATATCCAAGATTGTCGTGGATTGGTTCTGGGAACAGGATTAGTAGATTTGTATAGCCACTCTGGAGAACCAGGATTTGAAGAACGGGAAACCCTTTCATCTCTACTGCAAGCTGCCGCAGCTGGTGGATTTACCAGAATCAGCATCTTACCCGACACTTCCCCATCCATCGATCATCCTGCTGTAGTAGCACAGTTGTTACAAAAGACACACGGCTATAAGAACACGGGGACACCGGAACACGGAGATAAGGGGAATGAGATCTCCGCGTCTTCTTATCCCTATCTCAACATCTGGGGTGCAATTACCTTAGAAGTTGCTGGGAAGCAAATGACAGAATTGGCAGAATTAGCTGTGGCGGGAGTTGTTGGTTTTGCTGATCGCCAGCCTTTAGAAAATTTGGTACTGGTGCGGCGGGTATTGGAATATCTCCAACCGTTGGCTAAACCAATTGCACTTTGGTGTTGCGATCGCCAACTGATGGGCAATGGTGTGATGCGCGAAGGAGTAGACTCAATTCGCTTTGGTTTACCTGGAAATCCTGCTGCTTCGGAAACGAGTGCGATCGCTGCTTTAATTGAGTTAGTCGCCGCTATGGATACGCCTGTACATATCATGCGCGTCTCTACTGCCCGCAGTGTTGAAGTGATTGCAGCAGCCAAAGCTCAAAATTTACCGATCACAGCTAGCACCACCTGGATGCACCTTTTACTTGATACGCAAGCTGTGAAAAGTTACAATTCCAGCCTACGCTTGGAACCACCTTTAGGAACTCCCGCAGATTTGCAAGCATTGCGTCAGGCAGTACGCACGGGAATTATAGATGCGATCGCAATCGATCACACGCCCTACACCTACGAAGAAAAAACCGTCGCCTTTGCCGAAGCACCACCTGGGGCAATTGGTTTTGAGTTAGCATTGCCCTTATTGTGGCAATCTCTAGTAGAAACCGGGGAATTTACAGCTTTAGAATTGTGGCGGGCATTGAGTAGCCGCCCGGCAGAATGTTTAAACCAAACTCCGAGTGCGATCGCGCCAGAGCAAAAGGCTGAATTAACTTTATTCGATCCGCAGCAAAGTTGGAAAGTCGAAAGGCAAAGCCTGCATACACTCTCTGATAATACGCCTTGGTTGGGGCAACAGCTACAAGGAAAGGTTGTGCAGATTTGGTGTTAA
- a CDS encoding restriction endonuclease subunit R — protein sequence MTILNTRNLSLEEVQRLFGFQEQYIESFSPLLSLELLTELEQQELLQIRDDFRRYLTSGKVSEGQVKFLVVAPLLRLAGFYRYPIEIRLEEDIADIEVEDEDLIIKGRFDILAVSKAKHTKPQVYFWVLLIESKNSQIDISTGLSQLLTYAYKSIDNQKSVWGLTTNGRSYQFVYIQQGNPPIYHLMPELNLMERERSMQLLQVLKAICQL from the coding sequence ATGACTATCCTTAACACTCGCAATTTATCCCTAGAAGAGGTGCAGCGTCTTTTTGGCTTCCAAGAACAGTATATTGAATCATTCTCACCTCTGTTATCTTTAGAACTTCTCACAGAGTTAGAACAACAAGAACTTCTGCAAATTAGAGATGACTTTCGGCGCTATCTCACATCTGGTAAAGTTTCCGAAGGTCAGGTAAAGTTTCTTGTAGTTGCACCCTTACTCAGATTAGCTGGCTTTTATCGCTATCCTATTGAGATTCGCTTGGAAGAAGATATTGCTGATATTGAAGTGGAAGATGAAGATTTAATAATTAAAGGAAGATTTGATATTTTAGCTGTTAGTAAGGCTAAACATACAAAACCACAAGTATATTTTTGGGTATTGTTAATTGAATCTAAAAATAGTCAAATAGACATATCAACAGGTTTATCTCAATTACTCACATACGCTTACAAAAGTATAGATAATCAAAAATCAGTTTGGGGTTTAACGACCAATGGCAGAAGTTACCAGTTTGTTTATATCCAACAAGGAAACCCTCCTATTTATCACCTGATGCCAGAATTAAATTTGATGGAAAGAGAACGTTCCATGCAATTGCTACAAGTTTTAAAAGCCATTTGCCAACTATAA
- a CDS encoding ATP-binding cassette domain-containing protein, translating into MIEPLIELKGISKSFGNNKVLDDIDLTIYQGEALGIIGPSGTGKSTILRVIAGLIAPDAGEIYIEGTRREGLIEDGADPLGIGMVFQQAALFDSLTVEENVGFSLYQSSKLPRARIRELVEEKLEMVGLPGIGDRYPAELSGGMRKRVSFARAIMSNPEHPEEGPDVLLYDEPTAGLDPIASTVIEDLIRQLQSTQGACGTYAIVTHQDSTIRRTADRIILLYQGKVQWQGTVNEIDSTDNALIRQFMSGRVSGPIQVVG; encoded by the coding sequence ATGATCGAACCATTGATTGAATTAAAGGGAATTTCTAAGTCCTTTGGTAATAATAAGGTTTTAGATGATATTGATTTGACGATTTATCAAGGAGAAGCATTGGGGATAATAGGGCCTAGTGGCACTGGTAAATCGACAATTTTACGTGTGATCGCGGGGTTAATTGCCCCTGATGCAGGAGAAATTTATATAGAAGGAACCCGGCGAGAGGGTTTGATTGAGGATGGAGCCGATCCGCTTGGCATTGGAATGGTATTTCAGCAAGCGGCGTTATTTGATTCACTGACTGTGGAGGAAAATGTAGGGTTTTCATTATATCAATCCTCGAAACTGCCAAGAGCGCGTATTCGCGAGTTGGTTGAAGAGAAATTGGAGATGGTGGGTTTGCCGGGAATAGGCGATCGCTATCCTGCTGAACTTTCTGGAGGTATGCGAAAACGAGTTAGTTTTGCCCGCGCGATTATGTCTAATCCTGAACACCCCGAAGAAGGGCCAGATGTTTTACTCTATGATGAGCCGACAGCTGGACTCGACCCGATCGCTTCCACAGTCATAGAAGATTTAATTAGGCAGTTACAATCTACGCAGGGAGCTTGTGGCACCTACGCAATTGTCACTCACCAAGACAGTACTATTCGCCGAACAGCAGACAGAATTATCCTTCTCTATCAAGGTAAAGTGCAGTGGCAGGGTACAGTCAACGAAATCGATAGCACAGATAATGCTTTGATCAGACAGTTTATGAGTGGAAGGGTATCAGGGCCAATTCAAGTAGTAGGTTAA
- the rpiA gene encoding ribose-5-phosphate isomerase RpiA: protein MSAATDPVKLMKQEVGKAAAALVKSGSIVGLGTGSTTAYAIQFIGERLQSGELKDIVGVPTSFQAEVLAKQYGIPLTTLDTIDHIDIAIDGADEVDPHKNLIKGGGAAHTREKVVDYLANQFVVVVDGGKLVDRLGSVFPVPVEVIPMAVTPVMQAIEKLGGKPELRMGVKKAGPVITDQGNMVIDVKFETIDDPENLEKTLNNIPGVLENGIFVNCADVVLIGEVKDNQPVVRKI from the coding sequence ATGAGCGCAGCGACAGATCCCGTGAAATTGATGAAGCAAGAAGTAGGCAAAGCTGCCGCAGCTTTAGTCAAATCAGGTTCTATTGTCGGTTTAGGTACGGGATCAACAACAGCATATGCCATTCAGTTTATCGGAGAACGCCTTCAGTCTGGTGAACTAAAAGATATTGTTGGTGTTCCTACCTCTTTTCAAGCAGAAGTTTTGGCAAAGCAATACGGTATTCCGTTAACCACTTTAGACACTATTGACCATATTGATATTGCCATTGATGGTGCTGATGAGGTAGATCCGCACAAAAATCTGATTAAAGGTGGTGGTGCGGCACATACTCGTGAAAAGGTAGTAGATTATTTAGCTAATCAATTTGTTGTCGTTGTCGATGGTGGCAAATTAGTTGATCGCCTGGGTTCAGTTTTTCCTGTGCCAGTAGAAGTGATTCCAATGGCAGTCACGCCCGTGATGCAGGCAATTGAAAAGCTGGGTGGTAAACCAGAACTCCGTATGGGAGTCAAAAAAGCTGGCCCAGTAATTACCGACCAAGGTAATATGGTAATAGATGTTAAGTTTGAGACTATAGATGACCCTGAAAATCTAGAGAAAACACTGAATAATATTCCTGGTGTTTTAGAAAACGGTATCTTTGTCAATTGTGCCGATGTAGTTTTAATTGGCGAAGTCAAAGACAATCAGCCTGTGGTACGGAAAATATAA
- a CDS encoding NAD(P)/FAD-dependent oxidoreductase, with product MQDSDVIVIGSGIGGLCAAALIARYDQRVIVCESHTIPGGAAHNFRRRGFEFDSGPSFYCGLTDAQSLNPLKQVLDVLGESLEAIRYDPLGHYHFPEGTFAVYSNTELYRQEVAKFTHYGATELERFTHRLLPLYEAMKGIPSLALRADWQIAPVLLRHYLPSLWKMLPHLPLVQASVGNVMDATVNDSWARRLIDLECFLLSGLKAHSTIAPEVAFMLGERSRAGVEYPVGGSGAIVNALVRGLERWGGKLLLGCHIEQILVEAGKVVGVRSRKGEILKAPIVISNASIWDTYTKLLLPEDLPASYRQAALATPAVDSFMHLHLGIRADGLENLTGHHVVVHDSSEDITAPGNTCMISIPSVWDAALAPKGHHVVHAYTLEPYVGWERNQEYEQKKQKKAETLYRALEKIIPDLRQRVVLELIGTPLTHAYYLRRYQGSYGPAITAGKGMFPGPHTPIQGLYRVGDSTMPGIGVPAVAASGILCANGLVQSSQTVDLLKSLGV from the coding sequence ATGCAAGATAGTGATGTCATCGTTATTGGTAGCGGTATTGGTGGATTATGTGCTGCTGCGTTAATTGCTCGTTATGATCAACGCGTAATTGTATGTGAAAGCCACACAATTCCTGGTGGTGCTGCTCACAACTTTAGACGAAGGGGATTTGAATTTGATTCTGGCCCTTCATTCTATTGTGGTTTAACAGATGCCCAAAGTCTAAATCCCCTCAAACAAGTTTTAGATGTTTTAGGTGAATCGTTAGAAGCCATACGCTACGATCCCTTGGGACATTACCATTTTCCAGAAGGTACCTTTGCAGTTTACAGCAATACCGAGCTTTATCGTCAAGAGGTAGCAAAATTTACTCATTATGGAGCTACGGAATTAGAGCGGTTTACCCATCGCCTCTTGCCTTTGTACGAAGCAATGAAAGGCATACCCAGTTTAGCACTGAGAGCAGATTGGCAAATAGCTCCCGTCTTGCTCAGGCATTATTTACCATCTTTGTGGAAAATGCTACCCCATTTACCCCTTGTTCAAGCTTCAGTAGGTAATGTAATGGATGCTACAGTAAATGATTCTTGGGCAAGGCGGCTCATCGATTTAGAATGCTTTCTACTGTCTGGTTTAAAGGCACACAGCACTATTGCTCCAGAGGTAGCTTTTATGTTGGGCGAACGTTCCCGTGCTGGTGTTGAGTATCCAGTAGGTGGAAGTGGAGCAATTGTCAATGCCTTAGTGCGGGGATTGGAACGCTGGGGTGGAAAGTTGCTCTTGGGGTGTCATATTGAGCAAATTCTAGTAGAGGCTGGGAAAGTTGTAGGCGTGCGATCGCGAAAAGGCGAAATTCTCAAAGCGCCTATAGTAATTTCTAATGCCAGTATTTGGGATACTTACACAAAACTTTTGCTTCCTGAAGACTTACCAGCATCTTATCGTCAAGCGGCTTTAGCTACGCCAGCAGTCGATAGCTTTATGCATTTACACTTAGGTATTCGTGCCGATGGCTTGGAGAATTTGACAGGACATCATGTAGTAGTTCACGACAGCAGCGAGGATATCACCGCACCAGGGAATACTTGCATGATTTCAATTCCCAGCGTTTGGGATGCAGCACTTGCTCCCAAAGGGCATCATGTAGTTCACGCCTACACCCTAGAACCCTATGTCGGTTGGGAAAGAAATCAAGAATATGAACAAAAGAAACAAAAAAAAGCAGAAACTTTATATCGCGCCCTAGAAAAAATTATTCCCGATCTTAGACAGCGTGTAGTTTTAGAACTGATCGGTACACCACTCACCCATGCTTATTATTTACGGAGATATCAGGGAAGCTACGGCCCTGCGATCACAGCAGGTAAAGGAATGTTTCCAGGGCCACATACACCAATTCAAGGATTATATCGTGTTGGTGACAGCACTATGCCAGGAATTGGTGTGCCAGCAGTAGCAGCATCTGGTATTTTGTGTGCGAATGGTTTAGTGCAATCATCGCAAACAGTAGATTTGTTGAAGAGTTTGGGGGTTTAA
- a CDS encoding DUF1350 family protein — translation MDAIPEFHSISRSYVAIHPNPKGIVQFIGSFVFGSFPIHYYKSLFQDLFQKGYTIFVYKFPLNPLGFDHWKIAISLLEEQFRLRLAVIQKIIQDGQTPKEELEKYLNNSNYYWLGHSLGCKYIALLEILSNAHSERDFVLKHCLGTSFNKVESDIISASFTINQAVEEIENLVERKIEYQNNFIINQPSLLLAPEISNTAGVENPFLNLFVFPNGSQTRCMITQSKKLFNLTAIISFKSDCIAKDDVSFFIEQLHLRKCPLLHFELEGWHLEPLATENSNLVDYVDKVLETLRKRLLEGCKAEVPLSS, via the coding sequence ATGGATGCAATACCAGAGTTTCATTCGATTTCGCGTAGCTACGTCGCTATTCACCCCAATCCAAAAGGGATTGTCCAATTTATTGGCAGCTTTGTCTTTGGCTCTTTCCCAATTCATTATTATAAATCTCTTTTTCAAGATTTATTTCAAAAGGGCTATACAATCTTTGTTTATAAATTTCCATTGAATCCACTTGGGTTTGATCATTGGAAAATTGCAATTTCATTATTAGAAGAACAATTTAGACTAAGATTAGCAGTTATCCAAAAAATCATCCAAGATGGACAAACACCAAAGGAGGAACTAGAAAAGTACTTGAATAACTCTAATTACTATTGGTTAGGTCATAGTTTAGGATGTAAATATATTGCTCTATTGGAAATTTTAAGTAACGCGCATTCAGAAAGAGATTTCGTTTTAAAGCATTGTCTTGGTACTAGCTTTAATAAGGTAGAGTCTGATATTATTTCGGCTAGTTTTACTATCAACCAAGCCGTAGAGGAAATCGAAAATTTAGTAGAAAGAAAAATTGAATATCAAAATAATTTTATTATCAACCAACCTTCTTTACTACTAGCACCGGAAATTAGTAATACTGCTGGTGTCGAAAACCCTTTTCTTAACTTATTTGTATTTCCAAATGGTTCTCAAACTCGATGTATGATTACACAAAGCAAAAAATTATTTAACTTAACTGCAATAATTTCCTTTAAATCGGATTGTATTGCAAAAGATGATGTCAGTTTTTTCATTGAACAATTGCACTTAAGAAAATGTCCACTCCTTCATTTTGAATTAGAAGGATGGCATTTAGAACCTTTGGCTACCGAAAATAGTAACTTGGTAGATTATGTAGACAAAGTTCTAGAGACATTGCGAAAACGATTGTTAGAAGGATGTAAAGCTGAAGTGCCATTGTCAAGTTAA
- a CDS encoding SH3 domain-containing protein, whose product MLVGILKFLLGFSLAIAILIGGGIATALYLMNRVSVPPAKPIYANDKPIVKAQAPKPKDQKSKQTAKASSGAFIQESTSASSSSTEKTQEELKTEQSPKPEESTKPLPSGAYQARVTWQQGLTLRKEPTPDAERVGGVGFNQRVVILEESSDQAWQKIRLEDGTQEGWVKAGNIEKVDE is encoded by the coding sequence ATGCTAGTTGGAATATTAAAATTTTTACTTGGTTTTTCCTTGGCGATCGCTATTTTAATTGGTGGCGGAATTGCAACGGCGCTGTATTTAATGAATCGAGTTTCTGTACCGCCTGCAAAACCGATTTACGCTAATGATAAACCCATAGTGAAAGCGCAAGCTCCGAAACCCAAGGATCAAAAATCAAAACAGACAGCCAAAGCTTCTTCTGGTGCCTTCATACAAGAGTCTACCTCTGCAAGCTCCAGTTCCACAGAAAAAACCCAAGAAGAACTCAAGACTGAGCAATCACCAAAACCTGAAGAATCAACAAAACCATTGCCCTCAGGTGCTTACCAAGCACGCGTGACTTGGCAGCAAGGCTTGACGCTGCGAAAGGAACCCACACCAGATGCAGAACGTGTGGGCGGAGTCGGTTTTAATCAAAGAGTAGTTATTTTAGAAGAAAGCAGTGATCAAGCTTGGCAAAAAATTAGACTAGAAGATGGTACACAAGAAGGTTGGGTAAAGGCAGGGAATATTGAGAAAGTTGATGAATAA
- a CDS encoding AAA family ATPase, whose translation MTRGFENSRSTTFRDEFKLLLRARYPLIYIPTYEEERVETAIKEEAAHQGNRPVYTWDFVDGYQGNPNDAGFGQRNPLQALELVEKVPASAPGVFILRDYHRFLEDVAISRKLRNLARLLKSQPKNIVLLSPRIAIPDDLTEVLTVVEFPLPSAAEIRAELERLLLATGHSPSGKFLDDLVRSCQGLSMERIRRVLARAIATHGELLPEDVDLVLEEKRQTIRQTQILDFYPATEQISDIGGLDNLKDWLLRRGGAFTDRARQYGLPHPRGLLLVGIQGTGKSLTAKAIAHHWHLPLLRLDVGRLFGGLVGESESRTRQMIQVAEALAPCVLWIDEIDKAFSGLGSKGDAGTTSRVFGTFITWLAEKTSPVFVVATANDIQALPPEMLRKGRFDEIFFVGLPTQDERKAIFNVHLSRLRPHNLKSYDIDRLAYETPDFSGAEIEQTLIEAMHIGFSQNRDFTTDDILEAASQIIPLARTATEQIQKLQEWAAAGRARLASKHSPLSDAFGKLR comes from the coding sequence ATGACCAGAGGCTTTGAAAATAGCAGGTCTACGACCTTTCGGGATGAATTTAAACTGCTGCTGCGTGCTCGCTATCCCCTCATCTACATTCCCACCTATGAAGAGGAACGGGTGGAAACTGCTATTAAAGAAGAAGCGGCTCATCAGGGTAATCGCCCAGTCTATACTTGGGATTTTGTGGATGGTTACCAAGGCAATCCTAATGATGCAGGGTTTGGGCAGCGTAACCCTTTGCAAGCTTTAGAATTAGTTGAAAAAGTACCTGCATCTGCACCAGGAGTATTTATATTACGGGATTATCATCGATTTTTGGAAGATGTGGCAATTTCCCGTAAACTCCGCAACTTGGCACGACTGCTCAAGTCTCAACCAAAAAATATTGTCCTGTTGTCTCCGCGCATTGCTATTCCTGACGATTTAACGGAAGTTTTGACGGTTGTAGAATTCCCTTTACCTAGTGCTGCCGAAATTAGAGCGGAATTAGAGCGCTTGTTGCTGGCGACAGGACATTCTCCTTCTGGGAAATTTTTGGATGATTTGGTGCGCTCTTGTCAAGGGCTAAGTATGGAGCGTATTCGCCGCGTATTAGCACGAGCGATCGCAACCCACGGCGAACTGTTACCAGAAGATGTAGATTTGGTATTGGAAGAAAAGCGCCAAACTATCCGTCAAACCCAAATTCTCGATTTTTACCCTGCTACTGAGCAAATTTCTGATATTGGTGGGTTAGATAACCTCAAAGATTGGTTACTGCGACGGGGAGGTGCTTTTACTGATCGAGCGCGACAGTATGGTTTACCCCACCCCCGTGGTTTGCTGTTGGTAGGTATTCAAGGTACAGGAAAATCACTAACAGCAAAAGCGATCGCCCATCACTGGCATTTACCTCTACTCCGTCTTGATGTGGGACGATTATTTGGGGGTTTGGTGGGTGAATCGGAATCGCGAACACGGCAAATGATTCAAGTTGCCGAAGCTCTGGCTCCGTGTGTATTGTGGATAGATGAAATAGACAAAGCGTTTTCGGGGCTTGGTAGTAAAGGTGATGCCGGAACTACTAGCCGAGTTTTTGGTACTTTTATCACCTGGTTAGCAGAAAAAACTTCACCTGTGTTTGTCGTTGCTACTGCTAACGACATCCAAGCATTACCACCAGAAATGCTCCGCAAAGGACGATTTGATGAAATTTTCTTTGTCGGATTACCAACCCAGGATGAACGCAAAGCTATTTTCAATGTGCATTTGTCGCGACTGCGCCCACATAACTTGAAAAGCTACGATATCGACAGATTAGCATATGAAACACCCGATTTTTCTGGAGCAGAAATTGAACAAACTTTAATTGAAGCTATGCACATCGGCTTTAGTCAAAACCGCGACTTTACTACCGATGATATTTTAGAAGCTGCCAGTCAAATTATCCCTCTAGCACGTACTGCCACAGAGCAAATTCAAAAACTGCAAGAATGGGCTGCGGCTGGTAGAGCGCGTTTGGCATCAAAACACAGTCCCTTGAGCGATGCTTTTGGTAAGCTACGCTAA